The DNA segment AAGAGGACATGACCGGGAAGAAGAAAACGTTAGCAGGAAAAAGCAGCCAACTTGTTGATACTACTTAGAAATCAGAGGAAACTATCAATGTGGCTGATGATGGTGCAGTAGAGGAACACATTGGTGAAAATAATagttatctctttttttaaaccttaGCGACGGAAAAAAAATCCGAAGTAGAAAAAGAGATCCGGATCTCTCCTCTTCTTGGTAGAACAAATGGAAGGCCACGAGAGGACCTGTTAATCCTTCTCCAACATCAGGAGATTCTACCATGCTGTCTAATGAAAAGATACCGACCTGTCCTATTCTTGACAAAAATAGGACAAGATCcgaaaaacaaaaagtttgacaACGCAGGAAATTTAGTTCCTCTGTGTCGGATTCTACGGATGCAAAAAAATCAACAACAGAAGCAGAGACACTGAACTCTATTAATCCTACTTTAAGGAAGAGACCGACATAAAGAGACAAACCTTTATCAAGTACCAAGAGGATCTGTTGATCTTCGTGGAATATGCCCcaaaaataaggtattttcaagaaTAACCAATTATGTCAAAATTGTCTCGCGAATCGATCGAAGTTTCAATTTGGTTGTCTTTTGCTTCCGACAACCAACGAATACGTTTTTACGCTTACTGTAGACGAGGAAGAAACACGTTGAAAAGCtcaattttacattattataaattCGTGATCTTTCTCTTCCGACTGCAAAAATACTTGGCCAAAAGGGCAATTAGAAACTTTACCCCAGTACCAGTGATGCAATCAGGCCTGAAGGATTTGCACACCAAAATATACCTCGAAGTATTGGAATCTGCGCTGAAAAAGAAAGAGAGCATGGACAAGGCCGAGGACAGAGGTTGGCCCTCCCCTCCCCTGAAATGTTGTACTTGCCATGACATTGAGTATAAAAAAACCGTGCGAAGAATCGGTCAAAAAAGTTGTAGGAGCTGAGATTAGGCTCAAAGCTCAAGTCAgcgaagaagaaaaaatatacgGCAACAAAGGAAGAGTGCGATTGCAAGAGGGAAATATTGGAGGATATCAGGATTCACCGCGGGCTCAAATGAAGAGCCAAGAAAGCGATGAGGAGGagattaaccaaaaaatgaaggaCGTTCAAGAAGCCGTTAAGAGATTCAAAAACGATAATTCAGAAAATGCGACGTATCTGATTCAACAGATAGGTAAGTTTTTTTGCCTAAAACGTCGTGTCACCTGAAATTGAGACATCAATGCtaaattgttctaaatattgCATTGATCATGATAGCAATGCTGCGGAAGAACGCGATTCCTCATTATGAATTGTTGAAAATGGGAACCAGCCTCAAAATTTGATTGCcttattttactccataaatattagaattagattttttttagataattaggaCCTATTCCTGTTTTGAAACAAATCTCTATTCTGACTGAAAAATTGGCTAGCTTCAAtactttttgtggaaaactttTGTTTTACTCTAATCTAATCCGAGTATTCAGAAAATCGTTTTACatcaaaactattaaaattagccaatttttcactccgaatatagatttttttcagaACAGGAATATtgcctaattataaaaaaaagatgttatTCTAGTACTTATAGAGTAAAATCaggcaattcaattttgaggttccTGGTCCCAAACCTCTTCAGTGAATAACTCGAACGAGTGACAAACCGAACGAGCGACGAACCgaacgagcgctcgagcagtGGTCAGAAGTGgggatgacgcgcagaaaacgTGACGAAAGATAGAACGGATTCAGTTCTTGCTTGAGCGCTCGTTCGTTTCTGCTTTCCGAGCCATGTGTTGCCGAATTCCCACCAAATAAAGTAGCGAATAGAGGGCGCAGGAATATCCCAAAAAGCGCAAAAGTTTATAAGTATAATTGAAAGATGATAAAGAGGGCGAAATTGATGACAAAAAAGATTCGTAAATAAcgttttcgtaaaatatttataaataaagaaatacaaaTGTTTTCTTAACCAAATTTAGACATTTACCCCACTTTTCTATGTTTGCTTGCAAAAATCTATTCTACCTATCTCTTTActacagaaataataaataaagaaagtaGGTATAGCCCAAAATTAGCCAATTTAATTGCATAAGTAGCTCAAATGTTGACAGAACCTTTAATTGTCGCGAAATCTCGGACTGTGTGATATTGGTGCGATTAAGTTGCGATcacggatttaaaataaaaattaagccgGTTGGAACTTATGATTTCTGTCGATATGCCGTACATGGTTCAAGCGTAATCGCGTAAATACTTACTGCAGCAGCCAGGTGTAAATTGTACTTTTCTTTAGGTGATCCAAAATATCTGTCGTTCAGTTTAATGAAAAGAATTGCTGCTGCGATTATGAGGAGTATACATGCCAGTCCATGATATATCAGttcctagaaaataaaaattcgtgtttttgccatatgatttaattatttcttatcaaataataataataatttgaaatttttgtcttaTTAGAATGACAATTTAAATacatattcaaatttcttaagcTTTATTTTAGTAAACAAACTCAAAATATTAATGAGAACATACATAATAGTTTTCGaacgaaaacaaaaacaaatttatatcgGTTATTGTCTTCTGTtcggtttttaaatttgaaaattaattcaattttccctATGGgctaaaaataattgcaaattttttgtagGTACAAGTTTTATTAAAACGCAAGCTTCTTTAACAACATACTGCCCTTAAATAACAAACTAATATTTGGTAAAGTGTTGGTCGCAAAGGAAtcaatttaaagattattttatgcTCTACAAAAAGATCTCTTAAactttttacatatatattttaccGTGATCAACACTCCAAGCAAAAGCGTTTAGAAgtgtttcaatttttggtttattgATAATTAAAGGTATACGCGAAAGTCGGACAGaacaaacattttcataaattacttAGAATTTCTAcctaaacattttatataaaaaaattactgactATGGTTTGTTCCAGAAAATTTTAGTCTAATGAGATTGCACTATTAGTAgtgaaaaacaataaaagaaattagaaatgcCTGAAAGTTTGACTGTTATGtcataatttgaatataaaaaaaattataagaaacatggaattatacaattttttaggcAAAATAAAATACTTACGAAAATTGTTTTCGTTAAAATGGATTCCGTTGTAGCAGAAGCTGTAAAACTTAGAAGCAGTATGAAAGTTCCTATCATGAAGGTAGTCACCATCAAGAAATAAAATAGTGACACTTGTGTCGACCCACTGTAATATGCGTTGTTATAGTACAAATAATAGTCAAACACATAGCCCATTATCCCAACGCATACTATTCCTAGAATCTGCAAGTAAAAGtgtgataaaaaatgataatttaaagttataattaaaCAAACAATCAAACAAGGAAAAGTTATTAAGGACAAATGGTACTCTATGAAGTCATGACTTATACCGTTTAAATTTGTGTTTCGCATTCTAATTATTTCTTAAGCAACATTAAACATTATTNNNNNNNNNNNNNNNNNNNNNNNNNNNNNNNNNNNNNNNNNNNNNNNNNNNNNNNNNNNNNNNNNNNNNNNNNNNNNNNNNNNNNNNNNNNNNNNNNNNNtgaaactgaggcgtattttggagaccttccgatcgagtacttttcggacggtatcaaaaagttagaaaatcgttggactcgctgtatcgacctaaaaggcgactatgtagaaaaataaaaccgactttggccaaaaaaacgtctccgtgtttcatttttcagggacttatcagactgcctagtatataccATATGTATCAGCCCAACACTGCACAATTGTGATAATCAGGAATTCCCTGTTCATAATCCTACATTTCTTGACGGATTTTGAagtata comes from the Belonocnema kinseyi isolate 2016_QV_RU_SX_M_011 chromosome 6, B_treatae_v1, whole genome shotgun sequence genome and includes:
- the LOC117175016 gene encoding uncharacterized protein LOC117175016 yields the protein MSHSVTIRTQTVTTNSSAIIINTGYLKSWSGLLKVLELILGIVCVGIMGYVFDYYLYYNNAYYSGSTQVSLFYFLMVTTFMIGTFILLLSFTASATTESILTKTIFELIYHGLACILLIIAAAILFIKLNDRYFGSPKEKYNLHLAAAICALANGICYMLSTIIAFRSYRGL